The Pseudomonas fluorescens genome includes a window with the following:
- the moaA gene encoding GTP 3',8-cyclase MoaA: MNAVLQDGFGRQIDYLRMSVTDRCDFRCVYCMAKNMTFLPRQQVLTLEELQRLARLFVGLGVKKIRLTGGEPLIRPGIVGLCREIAALPGLRELVMTSNGSQLGRLAQPLVDAGVKRMNISLDSLDGERFRAITRNGNLDQVLAGIEAAKVAGFERVKLNCVVMKGRNFDEVPALVQYAIDQRIDISFIEEMPLGEVGRSRGESFCSSDEVRAEIARHHRLLDSAESSGGPARYVRLERHPDTRIGFISPNTHNFCASCNRVRMTVEGRLLLCLGQEDSLDLRGLLRRYPLDDQSIIQSIKQALKGKPLQHDFSPGGEVQIVRFMNMSGG, translated from the coding sequence ATGAATGCGGTGTTGCAGGACGGATTTGGGCGCCAGATCGATTATTTGCGGATGTCGGTGACCGATCGTTGTGATTTTCGTTGTGTGTATTGCATGGCGAAAAACATGACGTTCCTGCCGCGTCAGCAAGTGTTGACCTTGGAGGAGTTGCAGCGCCTGGCGCGGCTGTTCGTCGGCCTGGGGGTGAAGAAAATCCGCCTGACCGGTGGAGAGCCGCTGATCCGTCCGGGCATCGTCGGGTTGTGTCGCGAGATCGCGGCGTTGCCCGGCCTGCGGGAACTGGTGATGACCAGCAACGGCTCGCAGTTGGGGCGATTGGCCCAGCCGCTGGTCGATGCTGGCGTCAAGCGCATGAACATCAGCCTCGATAGCCTGGACGGCGAACGTTTTCGGGCGATCACCCGCAACGGCAACCTCGATCAGGTGCTGGCCGGGATTGAAGCGGCGAAGGTCGCTGGGTTCGAGCGGGTCAAGTTGAACTGCGTGGTGATGAAAGGACGCAACTTCGATGAGGTCCCGGCGCTGGTGCAGTACGCCATCGATCAACGCATCGACATCAGTTTTATCGAGGAGATGCCGTTGGGGGAGGTGGGGCGTTCCCGGGGCGAGTCGTTCTGTTCCAGCGATGAGGTCCGGGCCGAGATCGCTCGCCATCATCGCCTGCTCGACAGCGCCGAGAGCAGCGGCGGGCCGGCGCGCTATGTGCGTCTGGAGCGTCATCCGGATACCCGGATCGGTTTCATTTCGCCCAATACCCACAACTTCTGTGCCAGTTGCAACCGCGTGCGCATGACCGTTGAAGGGCGCTTGCTGTTGTGCCTGGGACAAGAAGACTCTCTTGACCTGCGCGGCTTGCTGCGCCGGTATCCACTGGATGACCAATCGATCATTCAGTCGATAAAGCAGGCACTCAAAGGCAAGCCCTTGCAGCATGATTTCAGTCCCGGTGGGGAAGTGCAGATCGTGCGGTTCATGAACATGAGTGGCGGGTAA
- a CDS encoding ribonucleoside triphosphate reductase, with protein MQSTLISVGCNRLHKRDGSVVAFDADKIRQALIAAGKATGEYAEAEAEALLEAVLARLEGQTRLNVEQIQDRVERVLMDAGFFLSMRAYIVYREQHGRLRRDRRTLVEVATSMNEYLDREDWRVQANANQGYSLGGLILNVSGKVTANYWLDEVYSQAIGQAHREADLHIHDLDMLAGYCAGWSLRTLLHEGLNGVPGRVEAGPPKHLSSALGQMVNFLGTLQNEWAGAQAFSSFDTYLAPYVRKDQLSYDEVRQSLQEFIYNLNVPSRWGTQTPFTNLTFDWVCPQDLREQIPIIGGEEMPFAYGDLQAEMELINRAYIEVMQAGDAKGRVFTFPIPTYNITHDFPWDSENADRLFEMTARYGLPYFQNFLNSDMQPNQVRSMCCRLQLDVRELLKRGGGLFGSAEQTGSLGVVTINCARLGYLYKGDTSGLLQRIDTLMELAKESLEVKRKVIQHHMDAGLYPYTKRYLGTLRNHFSTIGVNGLHEMLRNFTDDQQGLHTEQGRAFALKLLDHVRATLLRFQEETGHLYNLEATPAEGTTYRFAKEDLKRYPDILQAGSPVAPYYTNSSQLPVGFTEDPFEALELQDELQCKYTGGTVLHLYMAEQISSTQACKQLVRKALGRFRLPYLTITPTFSICPVHGYLAGEHEFCPKCDEALLLQQQRQGSVH; from the coding sequence ATGCAGAGCACGTTGATCTCAGTAGGGTGTAACCGCTTGCACAAGCGCGATGGCAGTGTGGTCGCCTTTGATGCGGACAAGATCCGCCAGGCGCTGATCGCCGCTGGCAAGGCCACTGGCGAATACGCCGAAGCCGAGGCCGAGGCGTTGCTGGAGGCGGTGTTGGCGCGGTTGGAAGGGCAGACGCGGTTGAACGTCGAGCAGATCCAGGACCGTGTCGAGCGGGTGTTGATGGACGCCGGTTTCTTTCTCTCCATGCGTGCCTACATCGTCTATCGCGAGCAACACGGACGCCTGCGTCGGGATCGCCGTACGCTGGTGGAAGTCGCCACGTCGATGAACGAATACCTGGACCGCGAAGACTGGCGCGTGCAGGCCAACGCCAACCAGGGCTATTCCCTCGGCGGGCTGATCCTCAACGTATCGGGCAAGGTCACCGCCAACTACTGGCTCGACGAGGTCTACAGCCAGGCCATCGGCCAGGCGCACCGCGAGGCGGACCTGCATATCCACGACCTGGACATGCTCGCCGGCTATTGTGCCGGCTGGTCCTTGCGTACCCTGTTGCACGAAGGTCTCAATGGCGTGCCAGGGCGGGTCGAGGCCGGGCCGCCCAAGCATCTGAGCAGTGCCCTGGGACAGATGGTGAATTTCCTCGGCACCCTGCAGAACGAATGGGCCGGCGCCCAGGCGTTCAGCTCGTTCGACACATACCTGGCACCTTATGTGCGCAAGGACCAGCTCAGCTACGACGAGGTCCGGCAGTCGTTGCAGGAGTTCATCTACAACCTCAACGTACCGTCGCGCTGGGGCACGCAAACTCCGTTCACCAACCTGACGTTCGACTGGGTCTGCCCACAGGACTTGCGTGAACAGATCCCGATCATCGGTGGCGAAGAGATGCCGTTCGCCTACGGTGACCTGCAAGCGGAAATGGAACTGATCAACCGCGCCTACATCGAGGTGATGCAGGCCGGCGATGCGAAAGGGCGGGTGTTCACCTTCCCGATCCCGACCTACAACATCACCCACGACTTCCCGTGGGACAGCGAGAACGCCGACCGGCTGTTCGAAATGACCGCCCGTTACGGTTTGCCGTATTTCCAGAACTTCCTCAACTCGGACATGCAACCCAATCAGGTGCGGTCGATGTGCTGCCGCTTGCAGCTGGACGTGCGCGAGTTGCTCAAGCGTGGCGGTGGCTTGTTCGGTTCGGCGGAGCAGACCGGGTCCCTGGGCGTGGTGACGATCAACTGCGCGCGCCTGGGTTATCTGTACAAAGGCGACACCAGCGGGTTACTGCAACGCATCGATACCCTGATGGAACTGGCGAAAGAGAGCCTGGAGGTCAAGCGCAAGGTCATCCAGCATCACATGGATGCCGGTTTGTATCCTTACACCAAGCGCTACCTGGGCACCTTGCGCAACCACTTCTCCACCATCGGCGTGAACGGCCTGCATGAAATGCTGCGCAATTTCACCGATGACCAGCAAGGCCTGCACACCGAGCAAGGCCGGGCATTCGCCCTGAAACTGTTGGATCACGTGCGGGCCACGCTGCTGCGATTCCAGGAAGAAACCGGCCACCTCTACAACCTCGAAGCCACGCCCGCCGAGGGCACCACCTACCGCTTCGCCAAGGAAGACCTCAAGCGCTATCCGGATATCTTGCAGGCCGGCAGCCCGGTCGCACCGTACTACACCAACTCGTCGCAACTGCCGGTGGGCTTCACCGAGGATCCGTTCGAAGCCCTGGAGCTACAAGACGAACTGCAATGCAAATACACCGGCGGCACCGTGTTGCACCTGTACATGGCAGAACAGATTTCCTCCACACAGGCCTGCAAGCAACTGGTGCGCAAGGCACTGGGACGTTTCCGCCTGCCGTACCTGACCATCACGCCGACCTTTTCCATCTGTCCGGTGCACGGTTACCTGGCCGGCGAACATGAGTTTTGCCCGAAATGCGACGAGGCCTTGCTGCTGCAACAACAGCGCCAGGGCAGCGTTCACTGA
- the nrdD gene encoding anaerobic ribonucleoside-triphosphate reductase → MNASQSLPQAQRQRCEVWTRVMGYHRPVAAFNPGKQSEHRERVHFTERAAGRP, encoded by the coding sequence ATGAATGCATCGCAAAGTCTTCCACAAGCACAGCGTCAACGCTGCGAAGTCTGGACCCGAGTGATGGGTTATCACCGCCCGGTGGCGGCCTTCAACCCAGGTAAGCAGTCCGAGCATCGCGAGCGGGTGCACTTCACCGAACGCGCGGCCGGGCGTCCATGA
- a CDS encoding anaerobic ribonucleoside-triphosphate reductase activating protein yields MSRVLRVGGMVPLTTLDYPGQLACVLFCQGCAWRCRYCHNPQLIPPRGSEEVDWCRVLAFLQRRQDLLDAVVFSGGEPTLQDGLAPAMEEVRQMGFRIGLHSAGIKPAAFAKVVGLADWVGFDVKALPEDALDVTRVEGSGAANWRSLDHLLASGVDYECRTTVHWHLFDPERLLNLARRLSERGVTRFAVQLVRTARMLDPHLSSVSAQALQPELWAAMRELFPSFVLRS; encoded by the coding sequence ATGAGTCGAGTGCTACGGGTCGGGGGCATGGTGCCCCTGACCACCCTCGATTATCCGGGCCAACTGGCGTGCGTACTGTTTTGCCAGGGCTGTGCCTGGCGTTGTCGTTATTGCCATAACCCGCAACTGATCCCGCCGCGCGGTAGCGAGGAGGTGGATTGGTGCCGGGTGTTGGCGTTCCTGCAGCGCCGTCAGGATCTGCTCGACGCCGTGGTGTTCAGTGGCGGCGAGCCAACCTTGCAGGACGGCCTGGCGCCGGCCATGGAGGAAGTGCGGCAGATGGGCTTTCGCATCGGCCTGCACAGCGCCGGCATCAAGCCGGCGGCCTTCGCCAAAGTGGTCGGGCTTGCCGACTGGGTCGGTTTCGACGTCAAGGCCTTGCCCGAAGATGCCCTGGACGTGACCCGTGTCGAAGGCAGCGGCGCCGCCAACTGGCGCAGCCTCGACCACCTGCTGGCCAGCGGCGTGGACTATGAATGTCGCACAACGGTGCACTGGCATCTGTTCGACCCCGAACGGTTGCTGAACCTGGCCCGACGCTTGAGCGAACGCGGCGTCACGCGGTTCGCGGTGCAACTGGTGCGCACTGCGCGGATGCTCGATCCCCACCTTTCCAGCGTTTCGGCACAAGCCTTGCAGCCTGAGCTGTGGGCCGCCATGCGCGAGTTGTTCCCCTCGTTCGTCTTACGCAGTTGA
- a CDS encoding methyl-accepting chemotaxis protein translates to MTRLTTAQRIVIGFAIAPLALIALALYALSDLAMLRDQAEQIVRQDWPKIDPIMVIATGVRDNARNTRDLLIDKNNAQVQQSIDATRQRITQAFATLEPLFDQPEGKAAYAELKKRREAYVAAFVQVQALIRQGATDEAMTQLKQGVIPAELEVYKSLEGMMAMQGKVFVEREHLAQARYNDARRNMLALVLACLALVTTVAILVTRSVTRPLGGEPNDAARVLNLIAQGDLTIRVPVGVGANDSVMSNMHDMQQSLNSMVRHIAASVDRVASSSEELSAVSSQTSSTLQLQGHEIEQAAAAVNQMTAAVDEVARNAVSTSEASRVSEQTAQRGREQVQETVASITALAEGVTDSSGRIQQLAGRVQDISSVLDVIRSIAEQTNLLALNAAIEAARAGDAGRGFAVVADEVRALAHRTQDSTREIEGMIGNIRLDSGHAVSSMQNNSELVQATLLVAQRSGDALDEIAHSISQINERNLMIASATEQQALVAREVDRNLVDIRNLSEQVMLGARHTDTAGQDLAQMAGSLHETVARFKV, encoded by the coding sequence ATGACCAGACTCACCACCGCCCAACGCATCGTGATCGGCTTTGCCATCGCGCCACTGGCCTTGATTGCCCTGGCGCTTTACGCCTTGAGCGACCTGGCGATGCTGCGCGACCAGGCCGAGCAGATCGTCAGGCAGGATTGGCCGAAGATCGACCCGATCATGGTGATCGCCACGGGCGTGCGCGATAACGCCAGGAATACCCGGGATTTGTTGATCGACAAGAACAATGCGCAAGTCCAGCAATCCATCGACGCCACCCGACAACGGATTACCCAGGCCTTCGCCACGCTGGAGCCGCTGTTCGATCAGCCTGAAGGCAAGGCCGCGTATGCCGAGTTGAAGAAACGTCGCGAGGCCTATGTGGCGGCGTTCGTCCAGGTGCAGGCGTTGATCCGCCAGGGCGCGACGGACGAGGCGATGACGCAGCTCAAGCAGGGCGTGATTCCGGCGGAGCTTGAGGTGTACAAAAGCCTCGAAGGGATGATGGCGATGCAGGGCAAGGTCTTTGTCGAACGTGAGCACTTGGCCCAGGCACGTTACAACGATGCGCGGCGCAACATGCTGGCGTTGGTGCTGGCCTGCCTGGCCCTGGTGACGACCGTGGCGATCCTGGTGACCCGCAGTGTGACCCGTCCCCTGGGTGGTGAACCCAATGACGCGGCGCGGGTGCTTAACCTCATCGCCCAGGGCGACCTGACGATCCGCGTGCCCGTGGGTGTAGGTGCCAATGACAGCGTGATGAGTAACATGCACGACATGCAGCAGAGTCTCAACAGCATGGTCCGGCATATTGCGGCCTCGGTGGATCGAGTGGCCAGTTCCTCCGAAGAACTGAGCGCGGTGAGCAGCCAGACCAGCAGCACCTTGCAGTTGCAGGGGCATGAAATCGAACAGGCGGCCGCGGCCGTGAACCAGATGACCGCCGCGGTGGACGAAGTGGCGCGCAATGCGGTGAGCACCAGCGAAGCCTCGCGGGTGTCCGAGCAAACGGCCCAGCGTGGTCGTGAACAGGTCCAGGAAACGGTGGCTTCCATTACCGCGCTGGCCGAAGGTGTGACGGACAGTTCCGGCCGAATCCAGCAATTGGCCGGGCGGGTACAGGACATCAGTTCGGTGCTGGATGTGATCCGCAGCATTGCCGAGCAGACCAATCTCCTGGCACTGAACGCCGCCATCGAAGCCGCCCGCGCCGGTGATGCCGGGCGTGGTTTTGCAGTGGTGGCCGATGAAGTCCGGGCGCTGGCCCATCGGACTCAGGATTCGACTCGGGAAATCGAGGGCATGATCGGTAATATCCGCCTGGACAGCGGGCATGCGGTGAGCTCCATGCAGAACAACAGCGAACTGGTGCAAGCCACGCTACTGGTGGCCCAGCGCTCCGGCGATGCCCTGGATGAAATCGCCCATTCGATCTCGCAGATCAACGAGCGCAACCTGATGATCGCCAGCGCCACGGAACAGCAGGCGCTGGTGGCGCGAGAGGTGGATCGTAACCTGGTGGACATTCGCAACCTGTCCGAACAGGTCATGCTGGGCGCGCGGCATACCGATACGGCGGGCCAGGACCTGGCGCAGATGGCCGGGTCACTGCATGAGACGGTGGCGCGGTTCAAGGTCTAG
- the mhpT gene encoding 3-(3-hydroxy-phenyl)propionate transporter MhpT, whose translation MNRPAHRATLTIALCFIVALIEGFDLQSAGTAAAGLRQTFALDPKMMGWVFSAGIIGLLPGAFFGGWIADRIGRKKILIAAVLLFGVFSLSTAYVEHFSSLLLVRFMTGLGLGAALPNLIALCAEAVGEQRRGTAISVMYAGVPLGGALAAVVAMLFGEHWQMTFFIGGLAPLLVVPLMLLWLPESSAFRQAQDGGTARGSTTQALFGEGRGRTTLALWLSYFFTLTVMYMLLNWLPSLLLEQGFSKPQAGLVQMLFNIGGALGSLLGGLLLDRCNGIKVVLFVYAGLLSALAGVGFSVGIVPMAIAGFAAGLFVMAAQLVLYALAPPSYPTSVRATGVGAAVAIGRLGSVAGPLAAGQILAAGGGTTAVLLATSPGLVVATLAVLSVIRYSTGPRLGASEPVAGNS comes from the coding sequence ATGAACCGTCCGGCGCATCGTGCGACGCTGACTATCGCCTTGTGTTTCATCGTCGCGTTGATCGAGGGTTTCGACCTTCAGTCAGCCGGTACCGCAGCCGCAGGGCTGCGACAGACGTTTGCCCTCGACCCGAAAATGATGGGCTGGGTATTCAGTGCCGGGATCATCGGGCTGTTGCCTGGTGCGTTCTTTGGCGGCTGGATCGCTGATCGCATCGGTCGCAAGAAAATTCTCATCGCCGCTGTCTTGCTGTTCGGCGTGTTTTCCCTCAGCACCGCTTATGTCGAACACTTCTCCAGCCTCTTACTGGTGCGTTTCATGACCGGCCTGGGCTTGGGCGCCGCCCTGCCCAACCTCATCGCCCTGTGCGCCGAAGCCGTGGGCGAGCAGCGCCGGGGCACGGCCATCAGCGTGATGTACGCCGGCGTTCCGTTGGGTGGTGCGTTGGCGGCAGTGGTCGCCATGTTGTTTGGCGAACACTGGCAGATGACGTTTTTCATCGGCGGGTTGGCGCCCCTGTTGGTGGTCCCGCTGATGCTCTTGTGGCTCCCCGAATCCAGCGCCTTTCGCCAGGCGCAGGATGGCGGCACAGCGCGCGGCTCCACCACTCAGGCGCTGTTTGGTGAAGGTCGCGGCCGTACCACCTTGGCGCTGTGGCTGAGTTATTTCTTCACCCTGACGGTGATGTACATGTTGCTCAACTGGCTGCCGTCGTTGCTGCTGGAACAGGGCTTCAGCAAACCCCAGGCCGGCCTGGTGCAAATGCTGTTCAACATCGGCGGAGCGCTGGGCTCGTTGCTCGGTGGCCTGTTGCTGGACCGTTGCAATGGCATCAAGGTGGTGCTGTTCGTCTATGCCGGACTGCTGAGCGCCCTGGCCGGGGTCGGGTTTTCGGTCGGCATCGTGCCGATGGCCATCGCCGGGTTCGCCGCTGGGTTGTTTGTTATGGCTGCGCAATTGGTCCTCTATGCCTTGGCGCCGCCCTCCTACCCTACCTCCGTACGTGCGACGGGGGTTGGTGCAGCGGTGGCCATCGGACGCCTGGGGTCGGTGGCCGGGCCGCTGGCTGCCGGACAGATCCTGGCGGCTGGGGGTGGGACCACGGCCGTATTGCTGGCGACGTCTCCTGGGTTGGTGGTTGCGACGCTGGCGGTTCTTAGTGTGATTCGTTATTCGACCGGGCCGCGATTGGGTGCTTCTGAGCCGGTCGCTGGGAACTCCTGA
- a CDS encoding OprD family porin, which produces MPNLARDASMARPVFSFASLLACLGLSLGSPALRAEGFIDDSHGTLTLRNYYMDRDYKDGGAKTAAREWAQGVFMNVESGFTPGTVGFGLDVRGLLGIKLDSSPDRSGTELLPVSSSDKRAADEYSRLGVTGKLRFAQTTVKTGDVSIFLPFAFASPSRLLPQTFRGTTLSSKDIDGLTLNTGYIDRIARRDSTDYQPMSIASPNRRFNGAATSSHMAYGGGDYQVNKDLSLRAYHAEVADLYEQNTLALLHNLPLGDGVLTTDLRSFFSDEDGAAKAGKVDNRNVSALVGYRLGGHRVSLGYMHSSGDTATPYVSGTELMGLSEMTMSSDFLNAKERTWQAIHDYDFAAVGVPGLRSRLRYVRGDHIELAALNAEDRKEREFQMELGYVIQGGPLKNVGLLARKSIYRNNFPGTAAFRDENQTRFLVTYSVPIW; this is translated from the coding sequence ATGCCAAACCTTGCCCGGGACGCCTCGATGGCGCGCCCTGTTTTCTCGTTCGCCAGTCTGCTGGCCTGCCTCGGGCTGAGCCTGGGTTCTCCTGCCTTGCGGGCGGAGGGCTTCATCGACGACAGCCACGGTACCCTGACCCTGCGCAATTACTACATGGACCGCGACTACAAGGACGGCGGCGCCAAGACCGCGGCCAGGGAGTGGGCTCAAGGTGTGTTCATGAACGTCGAGTCGGGGTTTACCCCAGGGACGGTTGGGTTCGGCCTCGATGTGAGGGGATTGCTGGGCATCAAGCTCGACTCATCGCCTGACCGAAGCGGCACCGAACTGTTACCGGTATCGAGCAGCGACAAGCGTGCGGCGGATGAGTATTCGCGCCTGGGTGTGACCGGTAAGCTGCGTTTCGCGCAAACCACGGTGAAGACCGGCGATGTGTCGATCTTCCTGCCGTTTGCCTTTGCCAGCCCATCGCGGCTGCTGCCGCAGACTTTTCGCGGGACGACCCTCAGTTCCAAGGACATCGACGGCTTGACGTTGAACACCGGTTATATCGATCGCATCGCCCGGCGCGATTCCACCGACTACCAACCGATGAGCATCGCCTCGCCCAACCGTCGTTTCAACGGTGCGGCGACTTCTTCCCATATGGCTTATGGGGGCGGCGACTACCAGGTCAACAAAGACCTCAGCCTGCGGGCTTACCACGCCGAAGTGGCGGATTTGTATGAACAGAACACCTTGGCGTTATTGCATAACCTGCCCTTGGGCGATGGTGTCCTGACCACTGACCTGCGCAGTTTTTTCAGCGACGAAGACGGCGCGGCCAAGGCTGGCAAAGTGGATAACCGCAACGTTTCGGCGCTGGTCGGCTATCGCCTGGGCGGCCATCGCGTGAGCCTGGGCTACATGCATTCCAGTGGTGATACGGCCACGCCTTATGTGTCCGGCACCGAGCTGATGGGCTTGAGCGAAATGACCATGAGTTCGGATTTCCTCAATGCCAAGGAACGCACCTGGCAGGCGATCCATGACTACGACTTTGCCGCCGTGGGCGTGCCGGGCCTGCGCAGTCGACTGCGTTATGTGCGTGGTGATCACATCGAACTGGCGGCCCTCAATGCCGAGGATCGCAAGGAGCGTGAGTTCCAGATGGAGCTGGGATACGTGATCCAGGGCGGCCCGCTGAAAAACGTCGGGCTGCTGGCACGCAAATCGATCTATCGCAACAACTTCCCGGGTACGGCGGCGTTTCGCGACGAGAACCAGACCCGGTTCCTGGTGACGTACAGCGTGCCGATCTGGTGA
- a CDS encoding MarR family winged helix-turn-helix transcriptional regulator has translation MAKSSKLAEPAESLAAGTDAQAPLDSALDDLIGYALRRAQLKLFQNLIGRLAVHDLRPAQFSALAIIDQNPGLMQADLAKALTIEPPQVVPLLNKLESRALAVRVRCKPDKRSYGIFLSKTGETLLKELKQIAAQSDLDSTATLSGAEREELLRLLKKVYQQ, from the coding sequence ATGGCCAAGTCTTCCAAGCTTGCCGAACCCGCCGAGTCCCTGGCCGCCGGTACCGACGCGCAAGCGCCGCTGGACTCCGCACTGGATGACCTGATCGGTTACGCCCTGCGCCGCGCCCAGTTGAAACTGTTCCAGAACCTGATTGGCCGACTCGCCGTCCACGATCTGCGCCCTGCCCAGTTCTCGGCCCTGGCAATCATCGACCAGAATCCCGGCCTGATGCAGGCTGACCTGGCCAAGGCCCTGACGATCGAGCCACCGCAAGTGGTGCCGCTGCTGAACAAGTTGGAAAGCCGGGCCCTGGCCGTGCGCGTGCGGTGCAAGCCGGATAAACGCTCCTACGGGATTTTCCTGAGCAAAACTGGCGAAACGTTGCTCAAGGAACTCAAGCAAATCGCCGCGCAGAGTGACCTGGATTCCACGGCGACCCTTTCAGGGGCTGAGCGTGAGGAGTTGCTGCGGTTGTTGAAGAAGGTTTACCAACAGTAA
- a CDS encoding p-hydroxycinnamoyl CoA hydratase/lyase: MSNYEGRWKTVKVDIEEGIAWVTLNRPEKRNAMSPTLNREMIDVLETLEQDPAAGVLVLTGAGDAWTAGMDLKEYFREVDAGPEILQEKIRREASQWQWKLLRMYAKPTIAMVNGWCFGGGFSPLVACDLAICADEATFGLSEINWGIPPGNLVSKAMADTVGHRQSLYYIMTGKTFGGQKAAEMGLVNESVPLAQLREVTVALARNLLEKNPVVLRAAKHGFKRCRELTWEQNEDYLYAKLDQSRLLDTEGGREQGMKQFLDDKSIKPGLQTYKR, translated from the coding sequence ATGAGCAATTACGAAGGTCGCTGGAAAACGGTCAAGGTCGATATCGAGGAGGGCATCGCCTGGGTCACCCTCAATCGCCCGGAAAAACGCAACGCCATGAGCCCGACCCTCAACCGCGAGATGATCGACGTGCTCGAGACCTTGGAGCAGGATCCGGCCGCTGGCGTATTGGTGCTGACCGGGGCCGGTGACGCCTGGACCGCTGGCATGGACCTCAAGGAATATTTCCGCGAAGTGGATGCGGGGCCGGAAATCCTCCAGGAAAAAATCCGTCGCGAAGCGTCGCAATGGCAATGGAAACTGCTGCGCATGTACGCCAAGCCAACCATCGCCATGGTCAACGGCTGGTGCTTTGGTGGCGGTTTCAGTCCTCTGGTGGCGTGCGACCTGGCGATCTGCGCCGACGAAGCGACCTTCGGCCTCTCGGAAATCAACTGGGGCATCCCGCCGGGCAACCTCGTCAGCAAGGCCATGGCCGATACCGTGGGTCATCGCCAGTCGCTGTACTACATCATGACCGGCAAGACATTCGGCGGGCAAAAAGCCGCCGAAATGGGCCTGGTCAACGAAAGCGTGCCCCTGGCGCAACTGCGTGAAGTCACCGTGGCGCTGGCGCGCAACCTGCTGGAGAAAAACCCGGTGGTGCTGCGGGCCGCCAAGCATGGTTTCAAGCGCTGCCGCGAACTGACCTGGGAGCAGAACGAGGATTACCTGTACGCCAAGCTCGATCAGTCGCGCCTGCTCGACACCGAAGGTGGCCGCGAGCAGGGCATGAAGCAGTTTCTGGACGACAAGAGCATCAAGCCTGGCTTGCAAACCTATAAGCGCTGA